In the Vicinamibacterales bacterium genome, one interval contains:
- a CDS encoding thiamine phosphate synthase, protein MILCLVTDRRRLGAALGVGPGDWIDALRALIRAAAAAGVDLVQVREPDLEARALADLVRLVVADTRDTSSRILVNDRLDVALVTGAAGVHLKERSFTTAAARRLSPAGFLVGRSIHGQAAASAAADADYLIAGTVLPTVSKPSAVCLGWDGLAGVVSAAAGRPVLAIGGVDLPSIPLVAASGAAGLAAIGAFLPDPGARMDEFVQKRVMVMRLGFDSAHPVS, encoded by the coding sequence ATGATCCTGTGCCTGGTGACCGACCGCCGCCGGCTGGGCGCCGCGCTCGGCGTGGGACCCGGGGACTGGATCGACGCGCTCAGGGCACTGATTCGTGCCGCCGCGGCCGCCGGTGTGGACCTGGTGCAGGTGCGGGAGCCGGACCTGGAGGCGAGGGCCCTCGCGGACCTTGTGCGGCTGGTCGTTGCTGATACCCGGGACACGTCCAGCCGGATCCTGGTGAACGATCGGCTCGACGTGGCGCTGGTGACCGGGGCCGCGGGCGTTCACCTGAAGGAGCGGTCCTTCACGACGGCCGCCGCCCGGCGGCTGTCGCCTGCCGGCTTCCTGGTGGGCCGATCCATTCACGGTCAGGCCGCGGCATCGGCCGCGGCAGATGCCGACTACCTCATTGCCGGAACGGTGTTGCCGACGGTGTCGAAGCCGTCGGCGGTGTGCCTTGGCTGGGACGGATTGGCGGGTGTGGTGTCGGCGGCTGCCGGTCGGCCGGTCCTCGCCATCGGCGGAGTGGACCTGCCATCAATTCCTCTCGTGGCAGCTAGTGGCGCAGCCGGCTTGGCGGCGATCGGGGCCTTCCTTCCAGACCCCGGTGCTCGCATGGATGAGTTTGTGCAGAAACGGGTCATGGTGATGCGTTTGGGGTTTGACTCTGCACACCCGGTTTCTTAA
- the polX gene encoding DNA polymerase/3'-5' exonuclease PolX — protein MTTPLPAPLDNHAIARALQEIADLLELKGENPFKIRAYRNGADVVAHAAEAAAGLDEAGLRAWPGIGKDLAIRIREIALTGTCEVRRELLKEFPETLLDVLRLQGVGPKTVALLYRELHITSLEDLGQAARAGRIRGIKGMGAKKEELILKALDERQRHAGRHLLARASGVAEALVAYLTTHAPAATIVTVGSVRRGAETSGDLDILATGADTALADAFVAYPAVERVLGHGPTKASVLLRGGYQADLRIVLPDQRGAALQYFTGSKAHNIALRDRALERGWKLNEYGLFDAHETAIAGATEEGIYEALGLAWIPPELRENRGEIEAAGDATLPSLITAADLRGDVHMHTTDSDGRESLEAMVAAARARGLQYIAITDHTQSLAMTNGLDDDRTFAQAERIRAYARSLTGFAVLAGIECDILADGRMDLADDCLAALDIVVASVHSALQQDEAEMTARVIKAIEHPSVDIIGHLTGRMLLRREPSRLNIEKVIDAAAANGVALEINSQPYRLDVSDSHARLARDRGVKIAINSDAHEVDALGYVRWGVLTARRAWLGKDDVINTLPLAQFRKALRRNRG, from the coding sequence ATGACCACTCCCCTGCCCGCGCCGCTGGATAACCACGCCATCGCGCGCGCCCTCCAGGAGATCGCCGACCTCCTGGAGCTAAAAGGCGAGAACCCGTTCAAGATTCGCGCCTACCGCAACGGCGCCGACGTCGTGGCCCATGCCGCCGAAGCCGCGGCCGGGCTCGACGAGGCCGGACTTCGCGCGTGGCCGGGCATCGGCAAGGATCTCGCCATCCGCATTCGTGAGATTGCGCTGACCGGCACTTGCGAAGTGCGGAGGGAACTGCTGAAGGAGTTCCCCGAGACTCTACTCGACGTCTTGCGCTTGCAGGGCGTGGGCCCCAAGACGGTGGCGCTCCTCTACCGCGAGCTGCACATCACGAGCCTCGAAGACCTCGGCCAGGCGGCGAGGGCCGGCCGCATCCGCGGCATCAAGGGCATGGGCGCCAAGAAAGAGGAACTGATCCTCAAGGCGCTGGACGAGCGCCAGCGGCATGCGGGCCGCCATCTCCTGGCCAGGGCCAGCGGCGTGGCGGAAGCCCTGGTGGCGTACCTGACCACGCACGCGCCGGCCGCGACCATCGTCACGGTGGGCAGCGTGCGGCGCGGCGCCGAGACCAGCGGCGACCTCGACATTCTCGCCACCGGGGCGGACACCGCCCTGGCGGATGCCTTTGTCGCCTACCCCGCCGTCGAGCGCGTACTGGGCCACGGCCCCACGAAGGCCAGCGTGCTGCTGCGTGGCGGATACCAGGCCGACCTTCGCATCGTGCTGCCGGATCAGCGCGGCGCGGCGCTGCAATACTTCACGGGATCAAAGGCGCACAACATCGCGCTCCGCGACCGCGCCCTCGAACGCGGCTGGAAGCTGAACGAGTACGGCCTCTTCGACGCGCATGAGACGGCGATTGCCGGCGCCACCGAGGAGGGCATCTACGAGGCGCTCGGCCTGGCGTGGATTCCGCCTGAGCTCCGCGAGAACCGCGGCGAGATCGAAGCCGCCGGCGACGCCACCCTGCCCAGCCTGATCACGGCCGCCGACCTGCGCGGCGATGTCCACATGCACACCACCGACTCGGACGGCCGCGAGAGCCTCGAGGCCATGGTCGCGGCCGCTCGCGCACGCGGTCTGCAGTACATCGCGATTACCGATCACACCCAGTCGCTGGCGATGACCAACGGCCTGGATGACGACCGCACCTTCGCGCAGGCTGAGCGGATCCGCGCCTACGCCAGGTCCTTGACCGGGTTCGCGGTGCTCGCCGGCATCGAGTGCGACATCCTGGCCGACGGCCGCATGGACCTGGCCGACGATTGCCTGGCCGCGCTCGACATCGTGGTGGCCTCGGTCCATTCCGCGCTCCAGCAGGACGAGGCGGAGATGACCGCGCGCGTCATCAAGGCCATCGAGCACCCGTCGGTGGACATCATCGGGCACCTCACCGGCCGCATGCTGTTGCGCCGCGAGCCGTCGCGCCTCAACATCGAGAAGGTGATCGACGCCGCGGCTGCCAACGGCGTCGCGCTCGAGATCAACTCGCAGCCGTACCGGCTGGACGTCTCCGACAGCCACGCCCGCCTGGCCCGCGATCGCGGCGTCAAGATCGCGATCAATTCCGACGCCCACGAGGTGGACGCGCTCGGCTACGTCCGCTGGGGCGTGCTGACGGCGCGCCGGGCCTGGCTCGGCAAGGATGACGTGATCAACACGCTGCCACTGGCGCAATTCCGCAAGGCCCTGCGGCGGAATCGAGGATAG
- the nagZ gene encoding beta-N-acetylhexosaminidase codes for MPLATRRDVGQFLIGSIPGRTMPVEMRSLAKEFDLGGLIFFSRNIEAPEQVAELAAECEALGRTAPAWVSVDQEGGRVARLKEPFTTWPPMATLGRAGREEGEALAERFAKALAGELSAVGITLDYAPVLDIHTNPKNPVIGDRALAGRAEDVARLGRVIIKALQESGVAACGKHFPGHGDTNTDSHLELPLVEHPPDRLRAIEFEPFRAAVAEKVAFIMTAHVLVPSLDEHRPSTLSPKVVQALLRDELGFEGVILSDDLEMKAVSARYPVPEAAVEAIRAGCDGILVCSGDVDLQARTLEALVRAVESGAITPARCDDAFLRLRRAKERFLMGERRKPASRAREMRQLLGREEHQLIAAEMAAFL; via the coding sequence ATGCCACTAGCCACGCGTCGCGACGTCGGACAATTTCTGATTGGCAGCATTCCCGGCCGCACCATGCCGGTCGAAATGCGATCGCTGGCGAAGGAGTTCGACCTCGGCGGCCTGATCTTCTTCAGCCGCAACATCGAGGCGCCGGAGCAGGTGGCGGAGCTGGCGGCCGAGTGCGAAGCGCTGGGCCGGACGGCGCCGGCGTGGGTGAGCGTGGACCAGGAAGGCGGCCGCGTCGCCCGGTTGAAGGAGCCCTTCACGACGTGGCCGCCGATGGCGACCTTGGGCCGTGCCGGCCGGGAGGAGGGGGAGGCGCTCGCCGAACGGTTCGCGAAGGCGCTGGCCGGCGAGCTGTCGGCCGTCGGCATCACGCTCGACTACGCGCCCGTCCTGGACATTCACACCAACCCCAAGAACCCGGTCATCGGCGACCGCGCCCTGGCCGGGCGCGCGGAAGACGTGGCGCGGCTGGGACGCGTGATCATCAAGGCGCTGCAGGAGTCCGGGGTCGCGGCGTGCGGCAAGCACTTCCCCGGCCACGGCGACACCAACACCGACTCGCACCTCGAATTGCCGCTGGTCGAGCATCCGCCCGACCGCCTGCGGGCCATCGAGTTCGAGCCGTTCCGGGCGGCGGTGGCTGAAAAGGTCGCGTTCATCATGACCGCGCACGTGCTGGTGCCGTCGCTCGATGAGCACCGGCCGTCAACGCTGTCGCCCAAGGTCGTGCAAGCGCTGCTGCGGGACGAACTGGGCTTCGAAGGCGTGATCCTCAGCGACGATCTCGAGATGAAGGCGGTGAGCGCGCGCTACCCGGTCCCCGAGGCTGCGGTCGAAGCCATCCGCGCCGGCTGTGACGGCATCCTCGTCTGCAGCGGCGACGTCGACCTGCAGGCGCGGACCCTCGAAGCCCTGGTGAGGGCGGTCGAATCCGGCGCCATCACGCCGGCACGGTGTGACGATGCGTTCCTGCGGTTGCGGCGGGCGAAGGAACGGTTCCTGATGGGCGAGCGGCGAAAGCCGGCCAGCCGCGCCCGCGAGATGCGCCAGTTGCTCGGCCGCGAAGAGCACCAGTTGATTGCCGCCGAAATGGCGGCCTTTCTGTGA
- the rplS gene encoding 50S ribosomal protein L19, with the protein MMTAMEMVEKAQLVERPRMKAGDTVRVHVRVKEGDKERIQIFEGVVIGIRRGGNRATFTVRKVSFSQGVERIFPLHSPTISKIEVLRSAKVRRAKLYFLRDLKGKAARMKEVKKTS; encoded by the coding sequence GTGATGACTGCGATGGAGATGGTTGAGAAGGCGCAACTGGTCGAGCGGCCCCGCATGAAGGCCGGCGACACGGTGCGCGTGCACGTGCGCGTGAAGGAAGGCGACAAGGAACGCATCCAGATTTTCGAGGGTGTGGTCATCGGCATTCGCCGCGGCGGCAATCGCGCGACGTTCACCGTGCGCAAGGTGTCGTTCAGCCAGGGCGTGGAGCGCATCTTTCCGCTCCACTCGCCGACGATTTCCAAGATCGAAGTGCTGCGCTCCGCCAAGGTCCGCCGCGCCAAGCTGTACTTCCTGCGCGACCTCAAGGGCAAGGCCGCCCGCATGAAGGAAGTCAAGAAGACGTCGTAG
- a CDS encoding ribonuclease HII: MRKVSARRTIENALRRYGFVCVAGVDEVGRGCLAGPVMAGAVILDPNRRIDGLADSKALTAAHRERLHEEIVAKSVAWAVVSVTPGEIDRINIHQATLQAMRRAVLALAPLPDAVLVDAFRIPSLPMAQRGVIGGDRRSSAIAAASIVAKVTRDRMMQELHAADPRYGFDRHKGYATAEHLSAVARFGYSPQHRRTFRPASLFDTIA; encoded by the coding sequence GTGCGCAAGGTCTCCGCCCGCCGCACCATCGAGAACGCGCTTCGGCGCTATGGTTTCGTGTGCGTGGCGGGCGTGGACGAAGTGGGGCGGGGATGCCTGGCCGGGCCGGTGATGGCCGGCGCGGTCATCCTCGACCCGAATCGGCGCATCGACGGCCTGGCCGACTCGAAGGCGCTGACCGCCGCGCACCGCGAGCGGTTGCACGAAGAAATTGTCGCGAAGTCGGTCGCCTGGGCCGTGGTCTCGGTGACGCCCGGCGAGATCGACCGCATCAACATTCATCAGGCCACGCTGCAGGCCATGCGGAGGGCCGTGCTCGCGCTGGCCCCCCTGCCAGATGCGGTTTTGGTAGATGCGTTTCGAATTCCGTCATTGCCGATGGCCCAGCGCGGCGTCATTGGCGGCGATCGCCGCTCGTCGGCCATTGCCGCGGCGTCAATCGTCGCCAAAGTGACCCGGGATCGAATGATGCAAGAGCTCCACGCCGCTGACCCGAGATACGGTTTCGACCGACATAAGGGGTACGCGACGGCCGAGCACTTGTCGGCCGTGGCCCGGTTTGGTTATTCGCCGCAGCACCGGCGGACATTCAGGCCGGCGTCGCTGTTTGATACCATTGCGTGA
- a CDS encoding RodZ domain-containing protein, giving the protein MQRTLDPAKRLKQAREAKGLSCRQLADTTKLSVRTIEALEGGCVSALPEGIYRRAIVRAVASEVGLNPEQMLRDFTAAHPDDLPSPVSAAVVVTPEPSRSFQKVLTIVGAVLPLLAGVTYFGWPSIRATNVATVVEAAPPLPARFQSEVLPAGGFTEASVMLPRPVVVTLTISSRCQLRIVADGREVLGRTVEQGESVPLELGEELLLLGDNASAVQFSINGQAGRLLGAPGEVLSVRIGRDDYEDFLVRY; this is encoded by the coding sequence ATGCAACGCACGCTCGATCCGGCCAAGCGACTGAAGCAGGCCCGCGAGGCGAAAGGCCTGTCTTGTCGCCAGCTCGCCGACACGACGAAGCTGTCCGTACGTACCATCGAAGCGTTGGAGGGCGGGTGCGTCTCGGCCTTGCCCGAAGGCATCTACCGCCGCGCGATCGTTCGCGCCGTGGCCAGCGAGGTCGGCCTCAATCCCGAACAGATGCTGCGCGACTTCACGGCCGCGCATCCCGATGACTTGCCGTCGCCGGTCTCGGCGGCCGTCGTGGTGACACCGGAGCCGTCGCGATCGTTCCAGAAGGTCCTGACGATTGTGGGCGCGGTGCTGCCCCTGCTGGCGGGCGTGACTTATTTCGGCTGGCCATCGATTCGTGCCACCAACGTGGCGACGGTCGTCGAAGCGGCGCCGCCGCTGCCCGCCAGGTTTCAGTCCGAAGTGCTGCCGGCCGGCGGCTTCACCGAAGCCTCGGTGATGTTGCCGCGGCCCGTCGTGGTCACCCTGACCATCTCGTCGCGCTGCCAGTTGCGGATTGTCGCCGACGGCCGCGAAGTGCTGGGGCGCACGGTCGAACAAGGCGAGAGCGTCCCGCTCGAACTGGGTGAAGAACTGCTGCTGCTGGGCGACAACGCCTCGGCCGTGCAGTTCAGCATCAACGGCCAGGCCGGCCGGCTCCTTGGCGCACCTGGCGAGGTGCTGTCGGTCCGGATCGGCCGCGACGACTACGAGGACTTTCTGGTTCGCTACTGA
- a CDS encoding tetratricopeptide repeat protein — MPPFDREGALKSAEKALRQGRIDVAIAEYVKVVEAQPRDWNSANALGDLYVRANQLDKGLQQFTRIADHLAAEGFYPKAAALFKKVLKLKPDDEYALLQSGDLAARQGTLADAKQYFQAVADRRKARGDRKGAAEIAIRLGTLDPDDLEARMKAAQLAAETGDAATALREFRDVAVRYEKQDRGAEALTALQAAFDLDSSDDDTRTRLFGAYLSGNTPELARKVASGVAELKQVAAAFERTGQGDAALDVLGEVAAADPSDLDVRAGLALAYVARGDLDKARTYLSAETAGSDPKLWITLGEMELTAGRFAEGRAAIIQALTLDRNQAQAAVVVGCRLAESNPEAGYQCIDAVADAALADGDYAAAAVSLHEFTIRVPSHLVALMRLVEICVDGGLEATMYEAQAQLADAYLEVGRGLEARIISEDLVAREPWNRANLDRFRRALVMLGESDPDAIIADRLSGDSPFLASEKMDLNEGMSFDTPPPRVEAPPAPPRAKPPAARAAEAAEPSFTDFGAIEIDLSDALEEAPAPLPPPVLTPPPPRSLDQVFRGLRDESSRQSSEEAAAEQYRLALTYHEMGMIEDAIKALEGASSSPRQRFDAASMLGRLYLDRKETANAIEWLERAAEAPAPTAEAGRALLYDLAQTLEAVGEHSRALAVFVELESESGGYRDVSGRIDRLSKVQARG, encoded by the coding sequence GTGCCGCCGTTCGATCGTGAAGGGGCGCTCAAGAGCGCGGAAAAAGCACTGCGACAGGGCCGCATCGATGTGGCCATCGCGGAGTACGTCAAGGTCGTCGAGGCCCAGCCCCGTGATTGGAACAGCGCCAATGCGCTTGGCGATCTCTACGTACGCGCCAACCAGCTAGACAAGGGTCTCCAGCAGTTCACCCGCATTGCCGACCACCTCGCCGCCGAGGGGTTCTACCCGAAGGCTGCGGCGCTCTTCAAGAAGGTCCTCAAGCTCAAGCCGGACGACGAGTATGCCTTGCTGCAGTCGGGCGACCTCGCCGCCCGCCAGGGCACGCTCGCCGACGCCAAGCAGTACTTCCAGGCGGTGGCCGATCGCCGTAAGGCGCGCGGCGACCGCAAGGGCGCGGCCGAAATCGCCATTCGCCTTGGCACCCTCGATCCGGACGACCTCGAAGCCCGCATGAAGGCGGCGCAACTGGCGGCCGAGACCGGTGACGCGGCCACGGCCCTCCGCGAGTTCCGCGACGTGGCGGTGCGCTACGAGAAGCAGGACCGCGGCGCCGAGGCGCTGACCGCCCTGCAGGCCGCCTTTGACCTCGACAGCTCGGATGACGACACGCGCACCAGGCTGTTTGGCGCGTACCTGTCGGGGAACACCCCCGAGCTGGCACGCAAGGTCGCAAGCGGCGTCGCCGAACTGAAGCAGGTGGCCGCCGCCTTCGAGCGGACCGGGCAGGGCGATGCCGCCCTCGACGTGCTGGGCGAGGTGGCCGCGGCAGACCCGTCGGACCTCGACGTCCGGGCCGGCCTCGCGCTGGCCTACGTGGCACGCGGCGACCTCGACAAGGCCCGCACCTACCTCTCGGCGGAGACGGCCGGGAGCGACCCGAAGCTGTGGATCACGCTCGGCGAGATGGAACTCACCGCCGGCCGGTTCGCCGAAGGCCGCGCCGCCATCATCCAGGCGCTGACGCTCGATCGCAACCAGGCGCAGGCCGCGGTGGTGGTCGGCTGCCGGCTCGCCGAGTCGAATCCGGAGGCCGGGTATCAGTGCATCGACGCGGTGGCCGACGCCGCGCTTGCCGACGGCGACTACGCCGCCGCCGCGGTGTCGCTGCACGAGTTCACGATCCGCGTGCCGAGCCACCTGGTGGCGCTCATGCGCCTGGTCGAAATCTGCGTGGACGGCGGGCTCGAGGCCACGATGTACGAGGCGCAGGCGCAGCTGGCCGATGCCTACCTCGAAGTCGGCCGCGGCCTGGAAGCGCGCATCATCAGCGAAGACCTCGTCGCGCGTGAGCCGTGGAACCGCGCCAATCTCGATCGCTTCCGCCGCGCGCTGGTGATGCTGGGGGAAAGCGATCCCGACGCGATCATCGCCGATCGCTTGAGCGGCGACAGCCCGTTCCTCGCCAGCGAGAAGATGGACTTGAACGAGGGGATGTCGTTCGACACGCCGCCGCCGCGGGTCGAGGCGCCGCCGGCGCCACCCAGAGCCAAGCCGCCGGCAGCCAGGGCCGCCGAGGCGGCCGAACCGTCGTTCACCGACTTCGGCGCGATCGAAATCGACTTGAGCGACGCGCTCGAGGAAGCGCCGGCGCCGTTGCCGCCCCCGGTGTTGACGCCGCCCCCGCCGCGCTCGCTGGACCAGGTGTTCCGCGGCCTGCGTGACGAGTCGAGCCGCCAGTCGTCGGAAGAGGCCGCCGCGGAACAATACCGATTGGCGCTGACGTATCACGAGATGGGCATGATCGAAGACGCCATTAAGGCGCTGGAGGGCGCGTCGAGCTCGCCACGACAGCGGTTCGATGCCGCCTCGATGCTCGGACGGCTGTACCTGGATCGCAAGGAGACCGCCAACGCCATCGAGTGGCTGGAGCGCGCCGCCGAGGCGCCGGCCCCCACGGCCGAGGCCGGGCGCGCTCTGCTGTACGACCTCGCCCAGACGCTTGAAGCGGTGGGGGAGCACTCGCGCGCGCTGGCGGTGTTCGTCGAGCTTGAATCCGAGTCGGGCGGCTACCGCGACGTGTCCGGGCGCATCGACCGGCTCTCTAAAGTCCAGGCCCGGGGCTGA